In Reichenbachiella agarivorans, one genomic interval encodes:
- a CDS encoding rod shape-determining protein codes for MGLLDFFSSDIAIDLGTANTLIICKGVVVVDEPSIIAIDKAKNKVIAIGREAMQMHEKTHESIKTIRPLKDGVIADFQAAESMIRGMIKMIDKDKRRLFPVSHRMIVCIPSGITEVEKRAVRDSCEHAGAKEVYMIHEPIAAAIGIGIDIERPVGSMIVDIGGGTTEIAVIALSGIVCDQSIRVAGDAFNKDILDYMRRQHNLLIGERTAEKVKINVGSALTELDEGPEDFDIRGRDLMTGIPKVIKLSYSEVAFAIDKSVSKIEEAVLKALEIAPPELSADIYDNGIYLTGGGALLRGLDKRLGMKTKLPIHIAEDPLKAVVRGTGEALKNIEAYKAVLMQ; via the coding sequence ATGGGACTTTTAGATTTCTTTTCCAGCGATATAGCCATTGACTTGGGTACCGCCAACACTTTGATCATTTGCAAGGGAGTAGTAGTAGTAGATGAGCCATCTATCATTGCGATTGACAAGGCGAAGAACAAGGTGATTGCGATCGGTCGTGAAGCGATGCAAATGCACGAAAAAACACACGAGAGCATCAAAACCATTCGCCCACTCAAGGATGGTGTAATAGCCGACTTCCAAGCTGCTGAATCTATGATCCGCGGGATGATCAAAATGATCGACAAGGACAAAAGAAGATTGTTTCCCGTTTCGCATCGGATGATTGTTTGTATCCCATCTGGTATCACCGAAGTGGAAAAAAGAGCTGTAAGAGATTCATGCGAGCATGCAGGAGCCAAAGAAGTCTACATGATTCATGAACCCATCGCTGCTGCGATCGGAATAGGAATAGATATCGAAAGACCCGTGGGTAGCATGATCGTCGATATCGGAGGTGGTACTACAGAGATTGCAGTCATTGCCTTGTCTGGTATCGTATGTGATCAGTCGATCCGTGTAGCTGGAGATGCCTTCAACAAGGACATCTTGGACTACATGAGAAGACAGCACAACCTACTGATAGGTGAGCGTACAGCGGAGAAAGTGAAAATCAACGTCGGTTCTGCTCTGACAGAATTGGACGAAGGGCCAGAGGATTTTGATATCCGTGGACGTGATTTGATGACAGGGATTCCTAAAGTAATCAAATTGTCATACTCCGAAGTGGCGTTTGCGATCGATAAGTCTGTTTCTAAGATAGAAGAAGCTGTATTGAAGGCATTGGAAATTGCTCCGCCAGAGTTGTCAGCAGATATCTATGACAATGGAATCTACCTGACTGGTGGAGGTGCTCTGCTCAGAGGCCTAGACAAAAGACTGGGAATGAAAACCAAATTGCCCATTCATATCGCAGAGGATCCATTGAAGGCTGTAGTGCGTGGTACAGGTGAGGCTCTAAAGAATATTGAGGCTTACAAGGCAGTTTTAATGCAATAG